A single window of Pectobacterium parmentieri DNA harbors:
- the yccS gene encoding YccS family putative transporter: protein MLTVVPGIRRYVYNSSWLYSIRIFIALSGAAAVPWWLGQPTSTIPVTLGVVAAALTDLDDRLTGRLRNLLITLSCFFVASVSIELLFPYPWLFAIGLAVSTCGFILLGALGQRYATIAFGALLIAIYTMLGISLYDNWYQQPIMLLIGASWYNLLTLLGHLIFPIRPLQDNLAQCYQQLSRYLDAKANLFDPDIEEDTNKPLIDVAMANSQLVATLNQTKSSLLTRLRGDRGQRGTRQTLHYYFVAQDIHERASSSHVYYPQLREKLRYSDVLFRFQRLLSMQAKACHQLSQSILLHQKYQHDSRIERAFVHLESAIARVAASNMADSAQIKALTYLLNNLRAIDAQLATIESEQAIEQENNPENTLADENITGWSDIHLRISRHLTPQSALFRHAIRMSVLLCSGYALIQITGLQHGYWILLTSLFVCQPNYNATRRRLTLRVIGTLTGILIGLPILYFVPSQEGQLTLIVISGVLFFAFRNVQYAHATMFITLLVLLCFNLLGEGFEVAVPRIIDTLLGCAIAWAAVSFIWPDWRFRGLPTVINKTLNANCRYLDAIMIQYHQGKDNSLPYRIARRDAHNCDAELASVVSNMSSEPHATRNKLDNAFRFMCLNHTLLSYISTLGAHRGKITSSETLQCLDDAVCHVDDALHCREEESLRINQGLETIATSIQSLSLESDSKESLVIQQIGLLIGLLPELVQLKNDMIAQ, encoded by the coding sequence TTGCTCACCGTCGTCCCAGGAATTCGTCGCTATGTCTATAACAGCAGTTGGCTGTATAGCATCCGCATCTTTATTGCACTCAGTGGTGCGGCGGCCGTTCCCTGGTGGTTAGGCCAGCCAACCTCGACGATCCCGGTCACGCTGGGGGTTGTTGCCGCAGCCCTCACCGATCTCGACGATCGCCTCACCGGGCGTTTACGTAATTTGCTTATTACGCTGTCCTGTTTTTTTGTTGCTTCCGTTTCGATCGAATTGCTTTTTCCCTATCCCTGGTTGTTTGCCATTGGTCTGGCGGTATCAACCTGTGGCTTTATCCTGCTCGGCGCATTAGGGCAGCGCTATGCGACGATCGCATTCGGCGCACTGCTGATCGCGATTTACACCATGCTGGGGATATCCCTTTACGACAATTGGTATCAGCAACCCATCATGCTGTTGATCGGAGCCTCTTGGTACAATCTGCTGACGCTGCTCGGCCATCTGATATTCCCGATTCGCCCGTTACAGGACAATCTCGCACAGTGTTATCAGCAGTTGTCCCGCTATCTGGATGCAAAAGCCAATCTATTCGATCCCGATATTGAGGAAGACACCAACAAACCCTTGATTGATGTCGCAATGGCAAACAGCCAATTGGTTGCGACACTTAACCAAACCAAATCATCATTGTTAACGCGCCTGCGTGGCGATCGCGGACAACGCGGAACACGCCAAACGCTGCACTACTATTTTGTCGCTCAGGATATTCACGAACGTGCCAGCTCGTCGCATGTTTACTATCCACAATTGCGTGAAAAATTACGCTATAGCGATGTCTTATTTCGCTTTCAACGTCTGTTGAGTATGCAGGCCAAAGCCTGTCATCAGCTATCGCAATCCATTCTGCTGCACCAAAAATATCAGCACGACAGCCGTATTGAGCGAGCGTTTGTACATCTCGAATCCGCTATTGCGCGCGTCGCTGCCAGCAACATGGCGGATTCCGCACAAATTAAGGCGCTCACTTATCTATTGAACAATCTGCGTGCCATTGATGCTCAGTTGGCGACCATCGAATCCGAGCAGGCCATTGAACAAGAAAACAATCCGGAAAACACACTGGCAGATGAAAACATAACGGGTTGGAGCGATATCCACTTACGCATTAGTCGGCACCTGACGCCTCAATCAGCGCTGTTTCGTCATGCCATCCGTATGTCCGTGCTGCTTTGTAGCGGCTACGCGTTAATTCAAATAACGGGCTTGCAGCATGGATACTGGATTCTGCTGACCAGTTTGTTCGTTTGTCAGCCCAACTATAACGCCACTCGCCGACGACTGACGTTGAGGGTTATCGGGACATTGACCGGTATTTTAATCGGCCTTCCCATCCTATACTTCGTCCCTTCGCAGGAAGGACAACTCACGCTGATCGTCATTAGCGGCGTACTGTTTTTCGCCTTTCGTAACGTGCAGTACGCGCATGCGACCATGTTTATTACGCTGCTTGTCCTGCTCTGTTTCAACCTCTTGGGCGAAGGCTTTGAAGTCGCAGTGCCGCGTATTATTGATACCTTGTTGGGGTGTGCCATCGCGTGGGCGGCCGTGAGCTTTATCTGGCCAGACTGGCGTTTCCGCGGCCTGCCGACCGTTATCAATAAAACATTAAATGCCAACTGCCGTTATCTTGATGCGATCATGATTCAATATCATCAGGGGAAAGATAATAGCTTGCCTTATCGCATTGCCCGCCGCGATGCACATAATTGCGACGCAGAATTGGCATCGGTTGTGTCAAATATGTCCTCAGAACCTCACGCCACCAGGAACAAACTGGACAACGCATTCCGTTTCATGTGCCTGAATCATACGTTGTTAAGTTATATCTCAACGCTCGGCGCACACCGTGGAAAAATAACGTCATCGGAAACGCTGCAATGTCTGGATGATGCCGTGTGTCATGTTGATGACGCGCTACACTGCCGCGAAGAGGAAAGTTTACGTATCAATCAGGGATTGGAAACTATTGCCACCAGCATTCAATCCCTTTCACTTGAATCAGACAGTAAAGAGTCATTAGTGATTCAGCAAATCGGCTTGCTGATCGGCCTCTTACCCGAACTCGTACAGCTAAAAAATGACATGATTGCACAGTAA
- a CDS encoding AAA family ATPase has translation MYNHAFPLDDYIDTLTSNRLSWQHLLPNNTPYQTLFTQAAQLAPAEFSAIQSRLADSLTLFCHPRSPSHFMLLKAQENDEYMALIARALSAIRPDSGAIHGSKYIIEGRYIRVEPATQPADNFAAQQSCGYQEWIEPEQLFGCLRNFHDEITLHPGLIHQVNGGTLILSARALLAQPLMWLRLKQIMAEGIYRWQSPDERKPLPVDVPPIPLDIRLIIIGDRESLADIHDMEPELGEHAIYGEFEAQLQLIETDDMARWCTYINALCNENQLPLLDADAWPAFVNSAVRYSGDQGNLPLCPRWLISQLKYASLYARDGQITEQALVDAIAARQWREGYLRERMQDEIELGQILIETEGEVVGQINGLSVLEFPGYPIAFGEPTRITCVVHAGDGEFTDVERKAELAGNLHAKGMMIMQAFLITELELDQQLPFSASIVFEQSYSEVDGDSASLAELCALISALSLQPINQQFAVTGSVDQFGHVQPIGGVNEKIEGFFEVCQRRGLTGTQGVILPAANLRHLCLQEDVVEAVRDGKFHLFPVETAPEAVSLLTNFAYDDEQQPSLLAAIRERIGQLLPQERRRFPWFFR, from the coding sequence TTGTATAATCACGCTTTTCCTTTAGACGATTACATTGATACTTTGACCAGTAACCGACTCTCATGGCAGCATTTACTGCCTAATAATACGCCTTATCAAACGCTATTCACTCAGGCAGCTCAGCTTGCTCCTGCTGAATTCTCCGCTATTCAGTCGCGTCTGGCAGATAGCCTGACGCTCTTTTGCCACCCTCGTTCCCCTTCCCACTTTATGCTGTTGAAAGCGCAAGAGAACGATGAATACATGGCATTGATCGCCCGGGCGCTGAGCGCCATCAGGCCAGACTCCGGGGCGATACATGGCAGTAAATACATCATTGAGGGTCGTTATATCCGGGTCGAACCCGCCACACAGCCTGCGGATAATTTTGCCGCACAGCAATCCTGTGGCTATCAGGAATGGATCGAACCCGAACAACTCTTCGGCTGTCTGCGCAATTTCCACGATGAAATCACACTGCATCCAGGGCTGATTCATCAAGTTAATGGCGGTACATTGATCCTGTCAGCCAGAGCATTGCTGGCTCAGCCTTTAATGTGGCTGCGTCTGAAGCAGATTATGGCTGAGGGGATCTATCGCTGGCAGTCGCCAGACGAGCGCAAACCTCTTCCCGTTGATGTGCCCCCGATCCCACTCGATATTCGTCTGATTATTATCGGTGACCGGGAAAGTCTGGCGGATATTCATGATATGGAGCCAGAATTAGGCGAACACGCGATTTACGGTGAGTTCGAAGCACAACTACAGTTGATTGAGACAGATGATATGGCGCGCTGGTGTACTTACATCAATGCGTTATGCAACGAAAATCAACTGCCGCTGCTGGATGCAGATGCCTGGCCGGCATTCGTGAACAGTGCGGTGCGTTACAGTGGCGATCAGGGTAATTTGCCATTATGCCCACGCTGGCTAATCAGCCAGTTAAAATATGCGTCTCTGTACGCCAGAGATGGTCAGATTACGGAGCAGGCACTGGTCGATGCCATTGCCGCGCGCCAATGGCGTGAGGGCTACCTGCGTGAACGTATGCAGGATGAAATAGAACTTGGCCAGATTCTGATCGAAACAGAAGGCGAAGTTGTCGGCCAGATTAACGGGCTTTCCGTACTGGAATTCCCTGGCTACCCCATTGCCTTTGGCGAACCGACACGAATCACCTGTGTCGTTCATGCCGGCGACGGTGAGTTCACTGATGTCGAACGCAAAGCCGAACTTGCTGGCAATTTACACGCTAAAGGCATGATGATCATGCAAGCGTTCCTGATTACCGAATTGGAGCTTGATCAACAACTTCCTTTCTCAGCATCCATAGTCTTCGAGCAATCGTACAGCGAAGTTGATGGTGACAGCGCCTCACTGGCAGAGCTGTGTGCTCTGATCAGCGCCCTATCTTTACAACCAATCAATCAGCAGTTCGCCGTTACCGGTTCCGTCGATCAATTTGGTCACGTACAGCCAATTGGTGGCGTGAATGAGAAAATAGAAGGGTTCTTTGAGGTTTGCCAGCGTCGCGGATTAACGGGAACTCAAGGCGTGATTTTACCGGCAGCTAACCTACGCCATCTGTGCTTACAGGAGGATGTGGTTGAAGCGGTACGCGACGGGAAATTCCATTTGTTCCCAGTAGAAACTGCACCGGAAGCGGTGTCATTACTGACCAATTTCGCTTATGACGATGAGCAGCAGCCAAGTCTGTTAGCGGCGATCCGTGAACGAATTGGACAACTTTTACCACAGGAACGCAGACGTTTTCCTTGGTTTTTCCGTTAA
- the ompA gene encoding porin OmpA, which translates to MKKTAIAVAVALASFATIAQAAPKDNTWYTGGKLGVSQFHDTGFYGNGYTGVVNNPIKSKLGAGAFVGYQANPYLGFELGYDWLGRMKYAGSDTNAADSASFKAQGIQLATKLSYPVMPDLDVYTRLGGLVWRTDSHADRSGTHLNNNDTGVSPLAAVGIEYAIDKNWATRVDYQWVSNIGDAGTVGARPDNLLMSVGLSYRFGQDDRVAPVVAPAPTPAPAPVVETKRFTLKSDVLFNFNKATLKAEGQQSLDQLYTQLSSLDPKDGSVVVLGFTDRLGSEQYNQALSEKRAQSVVDYLVSKGIPANKVSARGLGKSQPVTGSTCDNVKPRAALIDCLAPDRRVEIEVKGIKDVVTQPQA; encoded by the coding sequence ATGAAAAAAACAGCTATCGCAGTTGCAGTGGCACTGGCTAGCTTCGCGACTATCGCGCAAGCAGCTCCTAAAGACAATACCTGGTACACCGGTGGTAAACTGGGCGTGTCTCAATTCCACGATACTGGTTTCTACGGCAATGGTTACACTGGTGTCGTTAACAACCCAATCAAAAGCAAGTTAGGTGCGGGTGCGTTTGTTGGTTATCAAGCCAACCCATATCTGGGTTTTGAACTGGGCTACGATTGGTTAGGCCGCATGAAATATGCTGGTTCTGATACTAATGCAGCAGACAGTGCTAGCTTCAAAGCGCAAGGCATCCAACTGGCTACTAAACTGAGCTACCCAGTGATGCCGGACCTAGACGTTTACACCCGTCTGGGCGGTTTGGTATGGCGCACTGACAGCCACGCAGACAGAAGCGGTACTCATCTCAACAACAACGACACTGGCGTTTCTCCGCTGGCTGCTGTTGGTATTGAATACGCTATCGACAAAAACTGGGCTACACGTGTTGACTACCAGTGGGTAAGCAACATTGGTGACGCTGGTACCGTTGGTGCCCGTCCAGACAACCTGCTGATGAGCGTTGGCCTGTCTTACCGTTTCGGCCAAGATGACCGTGTTGCCCCTGTTGTTGCTCCAGCTCCAACCCCGGCACCAGCTCCAGTTGTTGAAACCAAGCGTTTCACCCTGAAATCTGACGTCCTGTTCAACTTCAACAAAGCAACGCTGAAAGCAGAAGGCCAGCAATCACTGGATCAACTGTACACTCAACTGAGCTCTCTGGATCCGAAAGACGGTTCCGTTGTTGTTCTGGGCTTTACTGACCGTTTAGGTTCAGAGCAATACAACCAAGCTCTGTCTGAAAAACGTGCACAGAGCGTAGTGGATTACCTGGTTTCTAAAGGTATCCCTGCGAATAAAGTCTCTGCTCGTGGCTTGGGTAAATCTCAACCAGTTACTGGTTCTACCTGTGACAACGTGAAACCTCGTGCTGCGCTGATTGACTGCCTGGCACCGGATCGTCGCGTAGAGATCGAAGTTAAAGGCATCAAAGACGTTGTAACTCAGCCTCAGGCTTAA
- the sulA gene encoding SOS-induced cell division inhibitor SulA — protein sequence MRTQSISSHNVQSSSFSTNQHTAKPSVATGGIISEVVYNADQPIVTHLLLPLLQQLGAQSRWLLWLSPQQKLSRPWVEQSGLPLDKIVQLNHINPLFTVDAMERALLTGNYSAVLCWLPHELTEEEKVRLRGAAQAGNTYGFIMRPENASGDAYRLFPSLKIHSTLYH from the coding sequence ATGCGTACGCAATCAATCAGCTCTCACAACGTCCAGTCATCATCGTTTTCTACCAATCAACACACAGCAAAACCTTCGGTTGCCACGGGCGGTATTATCAGCGAAGTCGTGTACAACGCCGATCAGCCCATAGTCACACACCTGTTACTACCGCTCTTACAACAGCTAGGTGCACAGTCTCGCTGGCTACTATGGCTTTCTCCTCAGCAAAAATTGAGTCGCCCTTGGGTAGAGCAATCTGGATTGCCGCTGGATAAAATAGTGCAACTCAACCACATCAACCCCTTGTTTACCGTTGATGCCATGGAAAGAGCGTTACTGACAGGAAATTACAGCGCCGTTTTGTGTTGGCTGCCGCACGAATTGACGGAAGAAGAGAAAGTTCGGTTACGGGGTGCCGCGCAGGCAGGAAATACATACGGCTTTATTATGCGCCCAGAAAATGCCAGCGGGGACGCCTATAGACTGTTTCCCAGCCTTAAAATTCATTCGACATTGTATCATTAA
- a CDS encoding YccF domain-containing protein — translation MRTALNILNFVLGGFFTTLAWLLATVVSVLLIFTLPLTRSCWEITKLSLLPYGNEAVHVDELRPDEKSAILSAGGSLLNIFWFIFFGWWLCLSHIITGIAQCITIIGIPVGIANFKIAAIALWPVGRRVVSVELAQAARENNARRHYR, via the coding sequence ATGCGTACTGCGTTGAACATCCTTAATTTCGTACTAGGTGGTTTTTTCACCACATTAGCTTGGCTTCTGGCAACCGTCGTCAGCGTGCTGCTGATTTTTACCTTACCGCTAACGCGTTCATGCTGGGAAATCACCAAATTGTCGCTCTTGCCTTATGGCAATGAAGCCGTCCATGTTGATGAGCTACGCCCCGATGAAAAAAGCGCCATTCTCAGTGCGGGCGGTTCCCTACTTAATATCTTCTGGTTTATTTTCTTTGGCTGGTGGCTTTGCCTGTCGCATATCATTACCGGTATCGCGCAGTGCATTACGATCATTGGCATTCCTGTCGGCATTGCCAACTTTAAAATTGCTGCCATTGCGCTATGGCCTGTCGGACGCCGCGTGGTTTCCGTCGAATTAGCGCAGGCTGCGCGGGAAAATAATGCCCGCCGCCACTATCGCTAA
- a CDS encoding TfoX/Sxy family DNA transformation protein, whose protein sequence is MKQSCKKRILQSQHSFSSLGDITSRSQFGGYSIAANKTIFGLVSEGELYLRASKKDEKYFQQRDMPHLIYTKRGMPLPLNYFLVDEVLWQEPVQLLAFARLALMGAQYDQIVKNSSGRLKDLPNLNHDIERLLWKAGIKNVDELQHYGAKNSYLELRKVRANLSVNVLLALAGAICGTHQAALPHSIRNELLEWYKNNAVSKGPKH, encoded by the coding sequence ATGAAGCAATCATGCAAAAAAAGGATTTTGCAATCTCAGCATTCTTTTTCATCTTTAGGGGACATCACTTCGCGTTCCCAATTTGGTGGCTACAGCATCGCAGCAAATAAAACGATTTTTGGATTGGTGTCGGAGGGGGAACTTTATCTTCGCGCCAGTAAAAAAGATGAAAAATATTTTCAGCAGCGTGATATGCCACACCTGATTTATACCAAACGCGGTATGCCGCTACCGCTGAACTACTTTCTTGTTGATGAAGTATTATGGCAAGAACCTGTGCAGTTATTGGCTTTTGCCCGACTGGCGTTGATGGGGGCGCAGTATGATCAAATAGTCAAAAATTCGAGCGGGCGGTTAAAGGATCTTCCGAATCTTAATCACGATATTGAACGTTTACTGTGGAAAGCGGGGATAAAGAATGTTGATGAATTACAGCATTATGGCGCGAAAAATAGCTATCTTGAGTTGCGGAAAGTCCGGGCTAATCTGAGTGTTAATGTGCTATTGGCGCTGGCTGGCGCAATTTGTGGCACGCATCAGGCAGCACTCCCTCACAGCATTCGTAATGAACTTTTGGAGTGGTATAAGAATAATGCGGTTTCCAAAGGGCCAAAACACTAA
- the matP gene encoding macrodomain Ter protein MatP has protein sequence MKYQQLENLECGWKWKYLVKKHREGEAITRFLEQSAADDAVLALLKMENQPVKVLEWIAQCMNPTLENRMKQTIRARRKRHFNAEHQHTRKKSIDLEYLVWQRLAALAQRRGVTLSETIVQLIEDAEHKEKYASQMSLLKQDLKDILNNKDEK, from the coding sequence ATGAAATATCAACAACTAGAAAATCTTGAGTGCGGGTGGAAATGGAAATACCTGGTGAAAAAGCATCGCGAGGGAGAAGCGATTACGCGTTTTCTGGAGCAAAGTGCGGCGGATGATGCTGTGCTGGCATTGCTGAAAATGGAAAACCAGCCAGTGAAAGTGTTGGAGTGGATTGCGCAATGTATGAATCCCACCTTAGAAAATCGTATGAAGCAGACGATCCGCGCACGGCGTAAACGCCATTTTAATGCGGAACACCAACATACGCGTAAGAAATCAATCGATTTGGAATATTTGGTCTGGCAGCGCCTTGCGGCTCTCGCTCAGAGGCGCGGGGTGACCTTGTCAGAAACGATTGTACAGTTAATTGAAGATGCTGAGCATAAAGAGAAATATGCCAGCCAGATGTCGCTGCTCAAGCAGGATCTTAAAGACATTCTGAATAATAAAGACGAAAAATGA
- a CDS encoding YmjA family protein, producing MNNEIPLKYYDIADEYSTESAKSVSEPEREPLAHYFQLLITRLMNNEEISEDAQKEMASEAGIDEQRIDEIAMFLNQWGNE from the coding sequence ATGAACAATGAAATACCACTTAAATATTATGACATCGCGGATGAATATTCGACGGAATCCGCAAAGTCGGTAAGCGAGCCAGAACGCGAACCTCTGGCGCACTATTTTCAGTTGCTGATCACCCGCTTAATGAATAACGAAGAAATTAGCGAGGATGCGCAGAAAGAGATGGCCAGCGAAGCTGGTATAGACGAACAACGTATTGATGAGATAGCGATGTTTCTGAATCAATGGGGCAATGAGTAG
- a CDS encoding tellurite resistance TerB family protein has product MNNWLQQIQGLLGSASKQGSHHQGGKNGNLGDMLKPAALGGLAGVLLSNKSTRKIMGSLGKNALIIGGSAAAGVVLWNQYKKRVRDTHQEDPQFGSQSSANDIRARRLIQALVFAAKSDGHIDATEKQRIDENIQQLQLGSEAQRWVQEAIEQPLDPILLAKDVKNEEEALEVYFLSCAVIDVDHFMEKSYLDALATELKIPQDVRQSITNELKSPT; this is encoded by the coding sequence ATGAATAATTGGCTGCAACAAATTCAGGGCTTATTAGGTTCCGCTAGCAAACAGGGGAGTCATCATCAAGGGGGAAAAAACGGCAATTTGGGTGATATGCTGAAGCCCGCAGCGCTGGGGGGGTTGGCGGGAGTTTTACTATCAAATAAATCCACGCGAAAAATCATGGGTTCATTGGGTAAAAATGCTCTGATCATTGGTGGCAGTGCGGCGGCGGGTGTCGTGTTATGGAACCAGTATAAGAAACGCGTTCGTGACACACACCAGGAAGATCCGCAGTTCGGCTCTCAGTCTTCGGCTAATGATATTCGTGCACGGCGTTTGATTCAGGCTCTGGTTTTTGCTGCCAAGAGCGATGGACATATTGATGCAACGGAAAAACAGCGGATTGATGAAAATATTCAGCAACTGCAATTGGGCAGCGAGGCGCAACGCTGGGTACAGGAAGCCATAGAACAACCGCTTGATCCGATTTTGCTGGCGAAAGACGTGAAGAATGAAGAAGAGGCGCTTGAGGTCTATTTCCTTAGCTGCGCGGTCATTGATGTTGATCACTTCATGGAGAAAAGCTATCTGGATGCGTTAGCAACGGAGCTGAAGATACCGCAGGACGTGCGCCAGTCGATCACTAATGAACTTAAAAGCCCAACATGA
- the fabA gene encoding bifunctional 3-hydroxydecanoyl-ACP dehydratase/trans-2-decenoyl-ACP isomerase translates to MVDKRESYTKEDLLASSRGELFGPQGPQLPAPNMLMMDRVVKMTEDGGNYGKGYVEAELDITPDLWFFGCHFIGDPVMPGCLGLDAMWQLVGFYLGWLGGEGKGRALGVGEVKFTGQVLPTAKKVTYRIHFKRVINRRLVMGIADGEVLVDGQQIYTAAELKVGLFKDTSAF, encoded by the coding sequence ATGGTAGATAAACGCGAATCCTATACAAAAGAAGACCTCCTTGCCTCCAGTCGTGGTGAACTGTTCGGCCCACAAGGCCCTCAGTTGCCCGCCCCTAACATGCTAATGATGGACCGCGTCGTTAAAATGACGGAAGACGGCGGTAACTACGGCAAAGGCTATGTAGAAGCCGAATTGGATATCACGCCTGACCTGTGGTTCTTCGGTTGCCATTTCATTGGCGATCCGGTAATGCCAGGCTGCCTTGGTCTGGATGCCATGTGGCAACTAGTCGGCTTCTATCTGGGCTGGTTGGGTGGCGAAGGCAAAGGCCGCGCACTCGGCGTGGGTGAAGTCAAATTCACCGGGCAAGTTCTGCCGACAGCGAAAAAAGTGACTTACCGCATTCACTTCAAACGCGTAATTAATCGCCGTTTGGTAATGGGTATTGCTGATGGCGAAGTGCTGGTTGACGGTCAACAGATCTATACTGCTGCTGAACTGAAAGTCGGTCTGTTCAAAGACACCAGCGCTTTCTAA
- a CDS encoding RpiB/LacA/LacB family sugar-phosphate isomerase, which produces MKIALINENSQAAKNAIIAESLTKAVAPLGHTVHNYGQYAVEDAAQLTYIQNGILAAILLNSGAADFVVTGCGTGQGAMLACNSFPGVICGLVVDPSDAYLFSQINNGNAVSVPYAKGFGWGAELNLENLFTQLFKEEGGRGYPSDRVVPQQRNKKILDAVKAVTYNDLITILKGLDQDLVKGAIAGPKFQEYFFANSKDETLTSYIKTLLA; this is translated from the coding sequence ATGAAAATTGCACTGATTAACGAGAACAGCCAGGCTGCTAAAAACGCCATCATCGCCGAGTCTCTGACCAAAGCGGTTGCACCGTTGGGTCACACTGTACACAACTACGGCCAATACGCCGTTGAAGATGCAGCGCAACTGACTTACATCCAGAACGGTATTCTGGCAGCTATCCTGCTGAACTCTGGCGCGGCTGATTTCGTTGTGACCGGTTGCGGTACTGGCCAAGGCGCAATGCTGGCTTGTAACTCCTTCCCTGGCGTAATCTGCGGTCTGGTTGTTGACCCATCTGATGCTTACCTGTTCTCTCAGATCAACAACGGTAATGCAGTATCTGTTCCTTACGCTAAAGGCTTTGGCTGGGGCGCTGAACTGAACCTGGAAAATCTGTTTACCCAACTGTTCAAAGAAGAAGGTGGTCGAGGCTATCCAAGCGATCGCGTTGTTCCTCAACAACGTAACAAGAAAATCCTGGATGCCGTAAAAGCAGTAACCTATAACGATCTGATCACCATCCTGAAAGGTCTTGATCAGGATCTGGTTAAAGGTGCCATTGCAGGTCCTAAATTCCAAGAATACTTCTTCGCTAACAGCAAAGACGAAACACTGACCAGCTATATCAAAACACTACTGGCGTAA